AAAAACCGCGGCTTTATCATGGCCGATGTATTGGCTAAGGTATGTTAAAACCGCAACCGAAGATGATAAATTTGAAGCAACTTTTTCCCTGTTAAGTTTTAAGCCCTTAATACATCCCCGGTCAAGCAGCTTTATAGAATGGGTAAGCATCCACAGATTTTTTAAACTTAACGCGGCAACAAGGGGGTAAAACTGGTTAAGTTCAAAGTTGCCCTGTGACGCGGCATTGGATATTACAGAGTCGTTGCCCATTATAAGCATGGATGCCTGCTGGACAAATTCCGGAATAACCGGGTTTACCTTGCCCGGCATAATGGACGAACCTTCCTGAACCGCGGGCAGAATAAATTCCCCTATACCGCCGTCCGGACCGCCGGACTGCAGCCTTAAATCACCCGCGATTTTCATAAGGTTAACAGATGCGGTCTTTACAATTGCCATCACCTCAACCACAGAGTCCAGATTCTGCGTGGCATCCACAAGATTTTCCGCCCTGCTGATATTAAGGCCTGTAATTTCCCGAAGTTTGTTTACCGCCGAGAAAATATACTTCTGCGGCGCGTTAAAACCCGTGCCTGTTGCCGTGCCGCCAAGGTTTAAAGTTTTTATCCTTTCGTTTGCTTTAAACACCCGCCAGCGGTCGCGCGCTATGGCTTCCGCGTACGCGGAAAACTGCATGCCCACGGTCATGGGCAGCGCGTCCATAAGCTCTGTGCGCCCTAATTTTATTACGTCTGAATACTCTTTTTCTTTTTCCTGCAGGGAATCCTGCAATGACGCAAGCGCCGGTTCCAGCTCTTTTAAATAAAACATTACCGCCGTTTTAAAGGCGGAAGGATACGTGTCATTGGTGGACTGGTGCAGGTTAACGTCATCCACAGGGCTTAAAATATGGTAATCGCCCGGCTTGTACCCGTTTAATACAAGGGCTTTGTTTGCTATAAGTTCGTTTATGTTCATGTTCATGGGAGTTCCCGCGCCGCCGGATATGGGGTTAACTATCACCTGATTGTTATCATCCCCTTTTATCAATTCATCCACGGCATCGGTTATCATTTTGGTTTTTATGTCAGACAGGTATCCATTTTCATGGCTGGCAAGCGCGCACGCTTTTTTTACCAATAAGAATGCTTTTATAAACAGCGGGTCAGTACCTTCGCCAAAATCCCCAAAATTTTCCCGCGCCCTTGCGCCATTAATGCCGTAAAGAGCGTCATTCGGAATCTGTAATTCCCCTATGAAATCTTTTTCCCTGCGCATTATGCACCAGCCTTTTTTTAATCCGGAAGCATCGTGAATTTTATTATATCACCTTTTTTGTAGTATATCATAATAACCTCTTAATACAAGATAAAAAAAAAGGGCGGCCATTAAGCCGCCCTTTTTATATTACAGAAATTATTTGTAGTAAAGCGGCCTTGGAGTATACTTTGTATGCAGCAGCTTGTGTGACTTGTGGCTTAACGGCTTTTCAAGGAATTCTTCATACAGTTTCTTGATATCCGGATTTTCATGGGACACCCTGATTTCAGATTCCGCGTCATCCTTGTATATACCTTCTGTCCTTTGTTTGCGTATTTCATTTGTAACCATATACGGCTGTCCGCCGCCGGCTATACAGCCGCCTTCACACGCCATAACCTCTATAAAATCATAAGGCATGGGCTTTCCTTCCTGTTTTGCTTTTCTGATTTCATCAAGTACATGCCTTACATTGCCTGTACCGTGCGCTACCGCAACGCTTACTTTATTTCCGGCAACATCAACAACCCCTGTCTTAACGCCGGACAAACCCCTTACCGCAAATACATCAATATTTTCTAAGTTCTTTCCCGTAACAAAGAAATAAGCTGTCCTTATAGCCGCTTCCATAACGCCGCCTGTCGCTCCAAATATAGTACCGGCGCCTGTATATGTTCCAAGCATTGAATCAACATCTTCCGGAGGCAGCGTTTTAAAATCAATACCGCTTGATTTTGTCATGCGTACAAATTCCCTTGTTGTAAGGGATATGTCAACATCCTGGAATCCGCTGGAACGCATTTCTTCGCAGCGCTGTATTTCATATTTCTTTGATGTACACGGCATTATTGACACTACAAATACCTTTGAAGGGTCAACCCCGATTTTCTGGGCATAATAGGTCTTTGCCACTGCCCCAAGCATTTCGTGAGGCGATTTACATGTGGAAAAATTCTCTATTAAATCCGGGTAATATTTTTCCATAAAATCAACCCAAGACGGGCAGCACGATGTGATAAGCGGAAGGGCTTTTTTATCGGTTGTATACTTTTTAACAAACTCCGAAGCTTCTTCCATAATTGTCAGGTCGGCCGCAAAGTTGGTGTCAAAAGCGGCTTTAAAACCAAGTTTTCTTAAAAGCGCGTATATTTTCTTTGTAACTATCTCACCCGGCTGCATATCAAACCCTTCGCCAAATGCCACCCTTACCGCAGGCGCTATCTGCGCCACGCAGTGAAGTTCCGGATTTCTCAACGCCGCCCAAACTTTGTCCACTTCGTCAAATTCAACAAGGGCTCCCACCGGGCAGTGCGCGGCGCACTGTCCGCACTTTATACAAGGGCTTTCCGAAAGCGTAATATCGCCCGCAGGCGCCATTCTTGTATCAAAACCCCTTTCAAGAAACTCTAAGGCATGTACAGTCTGGATATTCTGGCACACTTCAACACAGCGCCCGCAGCCGACGCATTTACGCGGGTCAAGTACTATCGCTTTTGTTGATGTATCCTTTGGAAGCTCCCTTATCATCGGTTCATAAGTCCTGCTTCTTATCCCGAATTCTTCTGAAAGCGTCTGAAGCTCACAGTTTCCGTTTCTTAAACACGTAAGGCACTCGTTGGGATGGGTGGAAAGAATAAGTTCCAGGACATTCTTTCTTACTTCATAAAGCTCGCCGTCATGCGTTGTAATTTCCATGCCCGGCTCCACTTTTGTGCAGCAAGCCCTTAATAACTTTCTGTTATTTTTAACTTTTACAACGCATATCCCGCAGGACGCGGTGGCATCAAGATCAGGATGCTTGCATAACGTGGGTACCTTTACATTTGCTTTTAACGCGGCTTCAAGAATGGTGACGCCTTCATGCACCGTTACTTTGCTGCCGTTTATAAACACATCTATAAGTTTTCCGGTTTTAATTTCCTGTATCATTTTATTTCCTCCTTATCCTCTGCTCACGGCGCTGAATTTGCATACCGCGTAGCACTCGCCGCACTTTATGCATTTTGACTGGTCTATTAAATACGGTTTTCTCTTTTCACCGCTTATACAGTTAACAGGGCACCTCTGCGCGCAAAGCCCGCAGCCTATGCACTTATCGCTGATAATCGTATATGTTACAAGGTCTTTACACTTTCCGGTCACGCATTTTTTATCCCTTATATGCTCCATGTACTCTTCGTTAAAGTATGTCAGCGACGAAATTACAGGATTCGGGGTTGTCTGCCCAAGCGCGCAGAGAGAAGCTTTCTGCATCGCCATGGAAATATTTCTGATTTTTTCCAGGTCTTTTTCTTCACCCCTGCCTTTTGTAATCCTTTCAAGTATGGCAAGAATCTGTTTTCCGCCTATTCTGCAGGGAGCGCACTTTCCGCAGGATTCATCCACAGAAAACTGAAGATAGAACTTGTTTACGTCCACCATACAGTCGTCTTCGTCCATTACAATAAGCCCGCCCGAACCCATGATTGAACCTATTGACTGCAGGGACTCGTAATCCACCTGCATGTCCATGAATTTTTCCGGTATAACGCCTCCCGAAGGGCCGCCGGTCTGAACCGCTTTATATTTTTTGCCGCCGCTTATGCCGCCGCATATATCATAAACTATTTCCCTTATTGTTGTACCCATTGGAACTTCCACAAGTCCGGGGTTTCTTACTTTTCCGGTAACCGCAAAAACCTTTGTTCCTTTGGATTTTTCCGTCCCTATAGACGCAAACCACGCGCCGCCCCTTTCCGCTATAACGGGAATATTCGCCCAAGTTTCAACGTTATTGATAAAAGTAGGTTTGTTCCATAATCCTGATACTGACGGGAACGGCGGCCTTGGCCTTGGGTTTCCCCTTTTGCCTTCAACAGACGCGATTAAAGCGGTTTCTTCTCCGCAGACAAAAGCTCCCGCGCCCCACCTTAATTCAATATCAAAACTGAAATCAGAACCAAGTATATTATTACCAAGAAGGCCTTTTTCCCTTGCCGCTGTAAGGGCTTTTTCAAGCCTTTCAATTGCAAGCGGGTATTCCGCCCTGATATATATATAACCCTGGCTGCTTCCAATTGCATAACCGCCAAGTATCATTCCTTCTATAAGATTGTGCGGATCGCCTTCCATTATACTTCTGTCCATGTACGCGCCGGGGTCTCCCTCATCCGCGTTACAGATTACATATTTAACAGGGTCTTTTTCGCGCCTTGTAAGTTCCCACTTTAAACCCGTGGGGAACCCAGCGCCTCCGCGCCCCCTTAAACCGGAAGCTTTTACTTCCGTAATAAGTTTATCCGGTGTCATTTCAAACAGCGCTTTTTCCACGCCGCTGTATCCGCCGCGCATGATGTAATCGTCTATTGATTCGGGGTCAATATAACCCACATTTCTTAAGACTATTTTAAACTGCTTGCTCTGCGAATCCGCTTCGGGAACTTTGGAATTTTTATTTCCACAGTCGCAAAGAAAACTGCACGGTTTTTCATTTAAAGCATTTTCTATTATTTTTTCCACATCAGCTTCTGTAAACCCCTTATAAATAGAACCTTCGGGCATAATTCTTACAATAGGTTCATCGGCTGTAAGCCCTACAAAAAGGCTCTTAATTACTTCCGCCCTTTCCTGAAGGTTCTTTTCATTAATTACCTTTGAAAAGGCATTATACATTTGATTCTGTTTTGATTTTTCAGGCTCCCATATAAAAAAATATTTCCTGTTCATTTTTCCGCCTCCACTGCTTTAAATATATTTTTGCCGGTATCTTTAGACGGCATAAATATTACATTGCTTTTTAATATGTGTTTTTTCATTACATGTTCTGTAATAATGGACTGCGCCACATTTTCGTCCACATTGCCGTAAAATATCTCCGGCATATCCTCTATTCTTACAGCAAGATTCGGCTCGCAGAAACACATACCAAGACATCCGGTTTTTCTTAATTCTATATTGGTAATACCGTTTGCCTTTAATGTATCTTCCATAACTTTATACATAACGGCGGCCCCTGCAGCTATACCGCAGGTTCCCATTGATATCATTATTTCACCTTTTATATTTTTCTTAAAATCTTTCCTGAATTTGGCAAGATCGCCCTTTCCCATTTTAGCCATTTGTCTTATCCTCCTCCAGCTTTCTGTATTCCGCGAATATCGCAGGAAGCATATCTTTTTTCAGGTTTCCATACACTTTTCCGTTAACCAGCATTACCGGAGCAAGTCCGCAGCATCCGACACAGCGTACAAGTTCAAGTGAAAAAAGGCCGTCGGGGCTTGTTGAATTTATACCCACATCAAGAAGATCCTCTATTTCCATCATGAGGTCATTGCCTCCTTTTAAATAACAGGCAGTTCCCATGCAGACCGAGATCTGATTCTTACCCGGTTTTTTAAGTTTAAACAGGTGATAAAACGTAATGATGCCATAAATTTTCGCAAGCGGAATCCCGATTATTCTGGAAACTTCCATTGCGACTTCCCTTGGAACATAACCATAAATTTCCTGAACTTTGTGCAGCACCATAATTTCACTGCCGGGACGGCTTTTCCATTTCTCAATAAAACTTAGAAGATTTGCATCAAGTTCTACAGCTTGTTTCCCTGTCGTCATAACAAAGGCCTCCATATATAAAATAAATTCTTGTGAAATAATTCACCTTAAAACACACAAAAAAACAGTACCGTTAGTTAATTTTGTTACTTTGTGAAATCGTTCACTTGACCATACAAAAAAAAGTTTAAGTTAGCCGCGATAATTTCAGTCTTAAAGAACAATAAGTCGAAAAAAAATTAATATTCGTAAATATATATACACCCTGTCCGATTCTTTGTCAATAAAAATTTTAATTTGACTTTTTTTTATTACACAGTTAGTATGCTCCGTGATATGCGTTTGCATATAAGGAGAATATTATGAACAGTATATTATCGGAACAGAGTATCACGCCAAAAGGGCGCGGTACAAAAGAAAGGATATTTGAAACCGCGGTGGAATTGTTCTCAAAAGACGGTTTCAGCTGTGTTTCCATAAGGGATATCACTTCCGCTTCAGGGCTTAAAGAAAGCTCCCTTTACCACCATTTTATAAACAAAGAAGCGCTGCTAAGCGAAATCTATTTTTATTTTGCGGAAAACATCAACGCCACAAGGCTGTCTGAATCTGATATAAACCAAATTTTAAATAACGGCAGCGGTTATACCCTGCTTAACAGCTGCCTTCTTGAATTCAGACAGGTAATGGAACAGCCTTTAATGGCGCGCGTCTGGCGGATAATAACAATGGAACAGTACCGCGATGTGAAGGCATTTGAAATACTTTCAATTGATTTTCATAAGATGAGGATAAAATATTATGAAAATATATTCAGGATGCTTGTTAAAAAAAGGCTAATTAAAACCCTTGACCCCAAACTTCTGGCATTTGAATATTTTTACACGCTGATAGGCATGCTGACAGAATATAACGTCCTTAAATTTTATAAGAAAAAGACCGAAGTCATAGAAAATCTTATGTCAGAACATATAAATTTT
This region of Candidatus Goldiibacteriota bacterium genomic DNA includes:
- a CDS encoding TetR/AcrR family transcriptional regulator, yielding MNSILSEQSITPKGRGTKERIFETAVELFSKDGFSCVSIRDITSASGLKESSLYHHFINKEALLSEIYFYFAENINATRLSESDINQILNNGSGYTLLNSCLLEFRQVMEQPLMARVWRIITMEQYRDVKAFEILSIDFHKMRIKYYENIFRMLVKKRLIKTLDPKLLAFEYFYTLIGMLTEYNVLKFYKKKTEVIENLMSEHINFFWNKIKNN
- a CDS encoding NAD(P)H-dependent oxidoreductase subunit E, whose translation is MTTGKQAVELDANLLSFIEKWKSRPGSEIMVLHKVQEIYGYVPREVAMEVSRIIGIPLAKIYGIITFYHLFKLKKPGKNQISVCMGTACYLKGGNDLMMEIEDLLDVGINSTSPDGLFSLELVRCVGCCGLAPVMLVNGKVYGNLKKDMLPAIFAEYRKLEEDKTNG
- the nuoF gene encoding NADH-quinone oxidoreductase subunit NuoF; translated protein: MNRKYFFIWEPEKSKQNQMYNAFSKVINEKNLQERAEVIKSLFVGLTADEPIVRIMPEGSIYKGFTEADVEKIIENALNEKPCSFLCDCGNKNSKVPEADSQSKQFKIVLRNVGYIDPESIDDYIMRGGYSGVEKALFEMTPDKLITEVKASGLRGRGGAGFPTGLKWELTRREKDPVKYVICNADEGDPGAYMDRSIMEGDPHNLIEGMILGGYAIGSSQGYIYIRAEYPLAIERLEKALTAAREKGLLGNNILGSDFSFDIELRWGAGAFVCGEETALIASVEGKRGNPRPRPPFPSVSGLWNKPTFINNVETWANIPVIAERGGAWFASIGTEKSKGTKVFAVTGKVRNPGLVEVPMGTTIREIVYDICGGISGGKKYKAVQTGGPSGGVIPEKFMDMQVDYESLQSIGSIMGSGGLIVMDEDDCMVDVNKFYLQFSVDESCGKCAPCRIGGKQILAILERITKGRGEEKDLEKIRNISMAMQKASLCALGQTTPNPVISSLTYFNEEYMEHIRDKKCVTGKCKDLVTYTIISDKCIGCGLCAQRCPVNCISGEKRKPYLIDQSKCIKCGECYAVCKFSAVSRG
- a CDS encoding iron hydrogenase small subunit, whose protein sequence is MIQEIKTGKLIDVFINGSKVTVHEGVTILEAALKANVKVPTLCKHPDLDATASCGICVVKVKNNRKLLRACCTKVEPGMEITTHDGELYEVRKNVLELILSTHPNECLTCLRNGNCELQTLSEEFGIRSRTYEPMIRELPKDTSTKAIVLDPRKCVGCGRCVEVCQNIQTVHALEFLERGFDTRMAPAGDITLSESPCIKCGQCAAHCPVGALVEFDEVDKVWAALRNPELHCVAQIAPAVRVAFGEGFDMQPGEIVTKKIYALLRKLGFKAAFDTNFAADLTIMEEASEFVKKYTTDKKALPLITSCCPSWVDFMEKYYPDLIENFSTCKSPHEMLGAVAKTYYAQKIGVDPSKVFVVSIMPCTSKKYEIQRCEEMRSSGFQDVDISLTTREFVRMTKSSGIDFKTLPPEDVDSMLGTYTGAGTIFGATGGVMEAAIRTAYFFVTGKNLENIDVFAVRGLSGVKTGVVDVAGNKVSVAVAHGTGNVRHVLDEIRKAKQEGKPMPYDFIEVMACEGGCIAGGGQPYMVTNEIRKQRTEGIYKDDAESEIRVSHENPDIKKLYEEFLEKPLSHKSHKLLHTKYTPRPLYYK
- a CDS encoding (2Fe-2S) ferredoxin domain-containing protein, encoding MAKMGKGDLAKFRKDFKKNIKGEIMISMGTCGIAAGAAVMYKVMEDTLKANGITNIELRKTGCLGMCFCEPNLAVRIEDMPEIFYGNVDENVAQSIITEHVMKKHILKSNVIFMPSKDTGKNIFKAVEAEK
- a CDS encoding aspartate ammonia-lyase — encoded protein: MRREKDFIGELQIPNDALYGINGARARENFGDFGEGTDPLFIKAFLLVKKACALASHENGYLSDIKTKMITDAVDELIKGDDNNQVIVNPISGGAGTPMNMNINELIANKALVLNGYKPGDYHILSPVDDVNLHQSTNDTYPSAFKTAVMFYLKELEPALASLQDSLQEKEKEYSDVIKLGRTELMDALPMTVGMQFSAYAEAIARDRWRVFKANERIKTLNLGGTATGTGFNAPQKYIFSAVNKLREITGLNISRAENLVDATQNLDSVVEVMAIVKTASVNLMKIAGDLRLQSGGPDGGIGEFILPAVQEGSSIMPGKVNPVIPEFVQQASMLIMGNDSVISNAASQGNFELNQFYPLVAALSLKNLWMLTHSIKLLDRGCIKGLKLNREKVASNLSSSVAVLTYLSQYIGHDKAAVFYQRYKNGEKDIKKMVTESGLIDNKTYDELVNSNRFKMTGLKDGDK